In one window of Polynucleobacter sp. AM-7D1 DNA:
- the nuoF gene encoding NADH-quinone oxidoreductase subunit NuoF: MTSLHDRHIKPLILAGLNGENWRLKDYESRGGYQQLRRIINDKIAPDAIIAELKASSLRGRGGAGFPTGLKWSFMPRQFPGQKYLVCNSDEGEPGTFKDRDIMRYNPHALIEGMIIGAYTMGISVGYNYIHGEIFAVYERFEEALEEARAAGYLGDKIMGSDFNFQLHAAPGWGAYICGEETALLESLEGKKGQPRFKPPFPASFGLYGKPTTINNTETFAAVPFIMAIGGQAYLDLGKPNNGGTKIFSISGDVTYPGNYEIPLGTPFAELLKLAGGMRDGIPLKAVIPGGSSSPVIPGAEMMTLTMDYDSIAKAGSMLGSGAVIVMNETRCMVRALERLSYFYHEESCGQCTPCREGTGWLWRIVHRIEHGEGRPEDLDLLNDVAANIQGRTICALGDAAAMPVRGMLKHYMDEFAYHVEHKRCLDSAKPL, translated from the coding sequence ATGACCAGCTTGCACGACAGACACATTAAGCCTTTGATTCTCGCTGGATTGAATGGTGAGAATTGGCGTTTAAAAGATTACGAAAGCCGTGGTGGTTATCAACAGTTGCGTCGTATCATCAATGACAAAATCGCACCTGATGCAATTATTGCTGAACTAAAGGCATCATCTTTACGTGGTCGTGGAGGCGCAGGCTTCCCAACGGGATTGAAATGGAGCTTCATGCCCCGTCAATTTCCCGGTCAAAAATATTTAGTTTGTAATAGTGACGAAGGTGAGCCTGGTACTTTTAAAGACCGCGACATCATGCGTTACAACCCGCATGCCTTGATTGAGGGCATGATTATCGGCGCCTACACTATGGGTATCTCTGTGGGTTACAACTATATCCACGGTGAAATTTTTGCAGTCTATGAGCGCTTCGAAGAGGCGCTTGAAGAGGCCCGTGCTGCTGGATATCTCGGCGATAAAATCATGGGAAGTGATTTCAACTTCCAATTGCATGCTGCTCCAGGTTGGGGTGCATACATCTGTGGTGAAGAGACTGCGCTTTTAGAGTCGCTTGAAGGTAAGAAGGGTCAGCCACGCTTTAAGCCTCCATTTCCTGCAAGCTTTGGTTTGTACGGCAAGCCAACCACAATTAATAACACCGAAACTTTTGCTGCCGTGCCATTCATTATGGCAATTGGTGGCCAGGCTTATTTGGACTTAGGTAAGCCCAATAACGGCGGTACAAAGATTTTCTCTATCTCTGGCGATGTGACTTATCCAGGCAATTACGAGATCCCACTGGGGACTCCATTTGCTGAATTATTGAAGCTTGCTGGTGGTATGCGCGATGGTATTCCATTGAAGGCAGTTATTCCTGGTGGATCTTCTTCCCCAGTAATTCCGGGTGCCGAGATGATGACTCTCACAATGGACTACGACAGCATTGCCAAAGCAGGCTCTATGTTGGGGTCTGGCGCGGTCATCGTCATGAATGAAACCCGCTGTATGGTTCGTGCCTTAGAGCGCTTGTCTTATTTCTATCATGAAGAATCTTGCGGTCAGTGCACTCCATGTCGCGAGGGTACTGGTTGGTTGTGGCGCATCGTTCACCGCATTGAGCATGGCGAAGGTCGTCCAGAAGATTTGGATTTATTAAACGATGTAGCAGCAAACATTCAGGGTCGCACGATTTGTGCTTTGGGTGATGCGGCTGCTATGCCCGTTCGTGGCATGTTGAAGCATTACATGGATGAATTTGCGTATCACGTAGAACATAAGCGCTGCTTAGATTCTGCAAAACCTTTATAA
- the nuoG gene encoding NADH-quinone oxidoreductase subunit NuoG: MVEIELDGKAVEVPQGSMVMHAANKLGAYIPHFCYHKKLSIAANCRMCLVEVEKAPKPLPACATPVTQGMKVFTHSAKAVEAQRSVMEFLLINHPLDCPICDQGGECQLQDLAVGYGKSNSRYEEEKRVVFHKNVGPLISMQEMTRCIHCTRCVRFGQEVAGVMELGMVNRGEHSEITTFAGQTIDSELSGNMIDLCPVGALTSKPFRYAARTWELGRKRSVSPHDSLGANTTIQTKANKVMRVVALENDAINECWISDRDRFAYEGLNSADRVTTPMVKQGGQWLETDWQSALDYVAHSLKTISSESGSQAVAALAHPISSTEELFLLQKMIRGLGSNQVETRLRQADVKGAASAPWLGMPISKLSELDRVLLIGSFLRKEQPLIAARLRAGTKRGLQVSRIDAGGDDWLISNTGIAATPSAWLNTLSEVALAVAKAKSATAPAGTPNLTVSATAQKIADSLLSGTSSSVLLGSAAIAHPQASDLHVLAQFIAEQTGATLGFLPVGGNAVGASLVNANGVGVESVLSGDRRAVILMNIEPDADLPNPTQARAALAKASTVIALSAYKSADLLEVADVILPISTFTETVSTFVNSEGRAQTIQPAVKPLGDSRPAWKVLRVLGGLLNLDGFLYNMPEEVLGEALGENYYTKLSNQSTASGLTNGNAAVAAGLERLSDVGIYAGDQIVRRSSALQLTRDAKRGNQIGLGQALFNELGLKEGDAVRVTQDDQSVDLPATLEANLAQGAVRISAGTMASAKLGSMFGPVTVSKA; this comes from the coding sequence ATGGTTGAAATCGAATTAGATGGTAAGGCAGTAGAAGTTCCGCAAGGTTCGATGGTGATGCATGCCGCGAACAAGCTCGGCGCTTACATTCCTCACTTCTGCTATCACAAGAAATTATCTATCGCTGCTAACTGCCGTATGTGTTTGGTAGAAGTAGAGAAGGCGCCAAAGCCATTACCAGCTTGCGCAACACCAGTAACGCAGGGCATGAAGGTGTTTACGCATTCTGCTAAAGCAGTTGAAGCTCAACGTTCAGTGATGGAGTTCCTTTTAATTAACCATCCATTGGATTGCCCAATTTGCGATCAAGGTGGTGAGTGCCAGTTACAAGATTTAGCGGTGGGTTACGGTAAATCCAATTCACGCTACGAAGAAGAAAAGCGTGTTGTATTCCATAAGAATGTTGGTCCTCTTATTTCCATGCAAGAGATGACCCGCTGTATTCATTGCACCCGTTGCGTACGTTTTGGCCAAGAAGTTGCCGGCGTCATGGAATTGGGCATGGTCAATCGCGGTGAGCATTCTGAAATCACGACTTTTGCAGGTCAGACTATTGATTCTGAACTTTCTGGAAACATGATTGATTTGTGCCCAGTAGGTGCATTAACCAGCAAGCCTTTCCGCTATGCTGCGCGTACTTGGGAATTAGGCCGTAAGCGTTCAGTTAGCCCTCATGACAGTCTGGGTGCTAATACGACTATTCAAACAAAAGCTAATAAAGTAATGCGCGTTGTTGCTTTAGAGAATGATGCAATTAATGAATGCTGGATTAGTGACCGTGATCGCTTCGCCTACGAAGGCTTGAACAGCGCTGATCGTGTAACTACCCCAATGGTGAAGCAGGGCGGTCAGTGGTTAGAGACCGATTGGCAATCCGCCCTGGACTACGTTGCCCATTCACTAAAAACTATCTCTTCTGAGAGCGGTTCTCAAGCAGTTGCTGCATTAGCGCACCCAATCTCTAGCACCGAAGAGTTGTTCTTGCTTCAAAAAATGATTCGCGGTTTGGGTTCGAATCAAGTTGAGACTCGTTTACGTCAAGCTGACGTCAAAGGCGCAGCTTCAGCCCCATGGTTGGGTATGCCGATTAGCAAATTAAGTGAGCTCGATCGCGTGTTGTTAATTGGTAGCTTCTTGCGTAAAGAGCAGCCATTGATTGCCGCCCGTTTACGTGCCGGCACAAAGCGTGGCTTGCAAGTCTCACGTATTGATGCGGGTGGTGATGACTGGTTAATTTCTAATACTGGTATTGCTGCAACTCCAAGCGCATGGCTCAATACATTAAGTGAAGTTGCCTTGGCTGTGGCTAAAGCAAAATCTGCAACTGCTCCAGCAGGCACGCCTAACTTAACAGTTTCTGCTACTGCACAAAAAATTGCGGATAGCTTGCTGTCTGGTACGTCTTCTTCAGTATTGCTAGGCTCCGCTGCAATTGCGCATCCACAAGCATCTGACTTACATGTCTTGGCGCAATTCATTGCTGAGCAAACTGGCGCTACTTTAGGCTTCTTACCTGTTGGCGGTAATGCTGTTGGTGCTAGCTTGGTTAATGCCAACGGTGTTGGTGTTGAATCAGTACTTTCTGGTGATCGTCGTGCTGTCATCTTGATGAATATCGAGCCAGACGCTGACTTGCCTAATCCTACGCAAGCGCGTGCTGCTTTGGCTAAAGCCAGTACAGTGATTGCCTTGAGTGCATATAAGAGTGCTGACCTCCTTGAGGTAGCCGATGTCATTCTGCCGATCTCTACATTCACAGAGACGGTTTCTACTTTTGTTAATTCAGAAGGCCGTGCACAAACGATTCAACCAGCGGTAAAACCGTTGGGTGATTCTCGTCCAGCATGGAAAGTGTTACGTGTTCTAGGCGGCTTATTGAATTTAGATGGCTTCCTGTACAACATGCCTGAAGAGGTCTTGGGTGAAGCGCTTGGTGAAAACTATTACACCAAGTTATCAAATCAATCCACTGCAAGTGGATTGACTAATGGAAACGCAGCTGTAGCAGCAGGTTTAGAACGCTTATCTGATGTTGGTATTTACGCCGGCGACCAAATTGTCCGCCGTTCGTCAGCATTGCAGTTAACGCGTGATGCTAAGCGTGGAAATCAGATTGGATTGGGTCAAGCGCTCTTTAATGAGTTGGGCTTGAAAGAGGGCGATGCTGTGCGAGTGACTCAAGATGATCAGTCCGTAGATTTGCCGGCCACATTGGAAGCGAATTTAGCTCAAGGCGCTGTCAGAATTTCTGCGGGCACGATGGCTAGCGCTAAATTGGGATCGATGTTTGGTCCAGTAACTGTTAGTAAGGCATAA